From the genome of Primulina eburnea isolate SZY01 chromosome 12, ASM2296580v1, whole genome shotgun sequence, one region includes:
- the LOC140807212 gene encoding GATA transcription factor 8-like: protein MESNFMDEIDCGNFFDQIDDLIEFPPENECGGGNLVSSDECKDFPSMWNDAFPEMDDALFPGRLGTTAASDLSAELFVPYEDIVQLEWMSTFVEDSFSGGGMTVGKENPSINKEMSYNRYQSSSPVSVLESSSSSSSSSSRGKTLPLCPNHQGTQRARTKRPRPKSFNPRAVIQSFVPPPGFSSEPESFAESLPVKKTKKIKFTMPANLMETPPNPPPQSIRKCLHCEITKTPQWRTGPMGPKTLCNACGVRHKSGRLFPEYRPAASPTFVPSLHSNSHKKVVEMRNKADPINGVTSAPVSVKPE from the exons atGGAGTCGAATTTCATGGATGAGATTGACTGCGGGAACTTCTTTGATCAAATTGATGACTTGATCGAGTTTCCTCCTGAGAATGAGTGTGGTGGTGGAAATTTAGTTAGTTCCGATGAATGCAAGGATTTTCCGAGCATGTGGAACGACGCTTTTCCTGAGATGGATGATGCCCTTTTCCCTGGCCGCCTTGGCACCACCGCTGCATCTGATCTCTCTGCCGAGCTCTTTGTGCCG TACGAGGATATTGTCCAGCTTGAATGGATGTCAACATTCGTCGAGGATTCATTTTCCGGTGGAGGGATGACTGTTGGAAAAGAAAACCCAAGCATCAACAAGGAGATGTCATACAACCGATACCAATCCTCAAGTCCAGTTTCAGTTTTAGagagcagcagcagcagcagcagttcTAGCTCGCGTGGGAAGACTTTGCCTCTCTGCCCTAATCACCAGGGCACACAACGTGCAAGAACCAAGCGCCCTCGACCCAAGTCCTTCaatccaagggctgtgattcaATCCTTTGTCCCTCCACCAGGATTCTCTTCCGAACCCGAAAGCTTTGCTGAGTCGCTGCCAGTGAAGAAAACCAAGAAAATCAAATTCACCATGCCTGCGAATCTGATGGAAACTCCCCCAAACCCGCCTCCCCAATCAATCAGAAAGTGCTTGCATTGCGAGATAACCAAGACTCCTCAATGGAGAACTGGGCCCATGGGCCCAAAAACACTGTGCAATGCATGTGGTGTTCGCCACAAGTCGGGCCGGTTGTTCCCTGAGTACCGTCCAGCTGCTAGTCCAACCTTTGTCCCGTCTCTTCACTCGAACTCTCACAAAAAAGTTGTCGAGATGAGAAACAAAGCTGATCCAATAAATGGAGTCACGTCTGCTCCGGTCTCTGTCAAACCCGAGTAG